Proteins encoded together in one Sulfitobacter pontiacus window:
- a CDS encoding P-II family nitrogen regulator, with amino-acid sequence MKLIIATIKPFKLEEVREALTEAGVRGLMVTEIKGFGAQSGHTEIYRGAEYVVNFVPKVKLELVVADALADQMVETITRTAHTGKIGDGKIFVLDVEQAVRVRTGETGEDAI; translated from the coding sequence GTGAAACTCATTATCGCAACAATCAAGCCATTCAAGCTCGAGGAGGTGCGCGAAGCACTGACCGAAGCGGGCGTGCGTGGCCTGATGGTGACCGAGATCAAGGGCTTCGGTGCCCAATCCGGCCATACCGAAATCTACCGCGGCGCTGAATATGTCGTGAACTTCGTACCCAAGGTGAAGCTTGAACTGGTGGTCGCAGATGCGCTGGCCGACCAGATGGTCGAGACGATCACCCGCACCGCACATACCGGCAAGATCGGCGACGGCAAAATCTTTGTCCTCGACGTTGAACAAGCCGTGCGCGTGCGCACCGGCGAAACCGGCGAAGACGCCATCTGA